One segment of Gordonia terrae DNA contains the following:
- a CDS encoding glycosyltransferase family 2 protein yields MTVQESAAQRVRCSYLISVATYMRPDGLKRLLDSLTAVGEVADVVVVDNDPDGSARTIAEEHPAVTFYAIQPEAGIAQARNAGLDYFTAGYDGIIFVDDDEWVEPEWFFTLTSYLESNDADVVQGPVITCLPKDCPAWIRRGGFFQRERVPSGTPLLSAATNNTALAREAWVRAGEPRFDPSFSETGGSDWDFFWGLRRSGARIAYCNDAVVSEDVPASRLSAKWLVRRSMRSGIVHSRVRLKYGDSPVRALFKGAPRAGYYGLLLVRGLVFDRRIAAKPFTVVSFEIGKVLGLMGYRTYEYRRTDNGAPVA; encoded by the coding sequence ATGACAGTGCAGGAGAGTGCGGCACAACGCGTCCGCTGTTCTTACTTGATCTCGGTTGCCACCTATATGCGTCCCGATGGCTTGAAGCGTCTGCTGGACAGCCTGACCGCGGTCGGCGAGGTCGCCGATGTTGTGGTGGTGGACAACGACCCTGATGGTTCAGCCCGAACGATCGCCGAAGAGCATCCCGCCGTTACGTTTTATGCGATTCAACCTGAGGCCGGAATTGCTCAGGCGCGCAACGCCGGCTTGGACTACTTCACTGCGGGGTACGACGGGATCATCTTTGTTGATGACGACGAATGGGTTGAGCCCGAGTGGTTTTTCACGCTTACCTCCTATCTTGAGTCCAACGACGCTGATGTGGTTCAGGGGCCCGTGATCACCTGTCTGCCAAAGGATTGCCCTGCCTGGATTCGGCGCGGCGGATTCTTTCAGCGAGAGAGGGTTCCGAGCGGAACTCCCTTGTTGTCGGCGGCGACCAATAACACCGCGCTCGCCCGTGAAGCGTGGGTACGAGCTGGTGAACCTCGGTTCGATCCGTCGTTCAGCGAGACGGGTGGCAGTGATTGGGACTTTTTCTGGGGTTTGCGAAGAAGCGGGGCGCGTATCGCCTACTGCAACGACGCCGTCGTCTCCGAGGATGTACCTGCGTCGAGACTCAGTGCCAAATGGCTTGTACGAAGAAGTATGCGTAGCGGAATCGTGCATTCACGGGTTCGCCTAAAGTACGGCGACAGCCCGGTTCGTGCACTTTTCAAAGGTGCGCCGCGAGCGGGCTACTACGGTCTACTGCTCGTTCGCGGACTGGTCTTCGACCGCAGAATAGCCGCCAAGCCGTTCACCGTAGTGAGTTTTGAGATTGGAAAGGTACTCGGACTGATGGGTTACCGGACCTACGAGTACCGCCGAACCGACAATGGAGCACCCGTTGCGTAG
- a CDS encoding glycosyltransferase, translated as MALNTFTWMLPRLSDRQAWWVDSLPKYPRLGAEMAVADAAVWNPFVSLSSSWADLSGGDRVLVFDLLDDWTVHFAFQGISDQVHRAYERMFSRADYVTANSEATAELAQRFGRSDVHLVLNGCDPERFTQESRAQGAITVGYVGKIGRRLDLDLICQTAERLPDVDFVFAGPILDREYRGPLAAAGNIRLLGDVHYEQVPDLLTTFDIGWVPHRVGRGEVGGDVIKTYEYRAAGLPVLTTPVLGTANRKLDDGVFAVDADGHQAWLNEHLRGGRPKRITACIPDSVTWRHKAQFILDLLGR; from the coding sequence ATGGCGCTCAACACCTTCACGTGGATGTTGCCTCGCCTGTCCGACCGCCAAGCGTGGTGGGTGGATTCGCTGCCTAAGTACCCGCGGCTCGGTGCTGAGATGGCTGTCGCGGACGCGGCGGTCTGGAACCCGTTCGTGTCTTTGAGCTCTTCCTGGGCGGATCTGAGTGGGGGAGACCGGGTGCTTGTCTTCGATCTATTGGATGACTGGACGGTGCACTTCGCGTTTCAAGGGATCAGTGACCAGGTCCATCGGGCATACGAGCGGATGTTCTCTCGGGCGGACTACGTAACAGCTAACTCGGAAGCGACGGCTGAACTGGCGCAGCGTTTCGGGCGCTCCGACGTGCATCTTGTACTCAATGGGTGCGACCCCGAGCGGTTCACACAGGAGTCTCGCGCTCAGGGGGCGATCACCGTCGGATATGTCGGAAAGATTGGTCGTCGCCTCGACCTCGACCTGATATGTCAGACAGCGGAGAGACTTCCGGATGTCGACTTCGTATTCGCCGGCCCCATTCTCGATCGGGAATACCGTGGCCCCCTCGCCGCGGCGGGCAACATTCGTCTGCTTGGAGACGTCCACTACGAACAGGTGCCGGACCTGCTTACCACGTTTGACATCGGATGGGTTCCCCATCGGGTGGGTCGCGGTGAGGTCGGTGGTGATGTGATCAAGACATACGAATATCGAGCCGCCGGGCTCCCGGTTCTGACAACGCCAGTATTGGGAACCGCGAATCGAAAGCTCGACGATGGAGTCTTCGCCGTCGACGCGGATGGGCATCAGGCGTGGCTGAACGAACACTTACGAGGAGGCCGGCCCAAGCGCATTACGGCCTGTATCCCGGATTCCGTGACGTGGCGTCACAAAGCGCAGTTCATTCTCGATCTGCTTGGGCGGTGA
- a CDS encoding glycosyltransferase family 4 protein, giving the protein MALRRARDVWVTTQTLGEDVRPWIAPSVVQPGIKSLPKSNSGRNVSGYLVWAGRLDVDKRPALFAEVCETVQRDGRIFGDGPLLGELRAATRVFSEVMGWATPEDMWPAASIYVGTSYREAFGRSAVEASLAGVPIVIGHRYGAARMLITDPDIAALCVVESTDPAVWSRAIRRLLDDPDLMARVSQHTYTNAQKLTIESSVLGIAERLTGLQESAGRQSAMHVQNSKD; this is encoded by the coding sequence GTGGCACTGCGTCGCGCGCGGGATGTCTGGGTCACCACTCAGACGCTTGGCGAGGACGTTCGTCCGTGGATCGCGCCCAGCGTCGTCCAGCCCGGGATCAAGTCACTACCGAAGAGCAACAGCGGCCGAAACGTGTCTGGCTACTTGGTGTGGGCGGGTCGTCTCGACGTCGACAAGCGACCTGCATTGTTCGCTGAAGTCTGCGAGACCGTCCAACGCGACGGACGGATCTTCGGCGACGGACCGTTACTGGGGGAACTGCGTGCGGCGACCCGGGTCTTCTCCGAAGTCATGGGCTGGGCGACGCCCGAGGACATGTGGCCGGCGGCATCGATCTATGTGGGCACGTCGTATCGCGAGGCGTTTGGCCGGAGTGCTGTCGAGGCGAGTCTCGCGGGAGTGCCGATCGTCATCGGCCACAGGTACGGTGCCGCCCGCATGCTGATCACCGATCCAGACATCGCGGCGTTGTGCGTCGTCGAGTCGACGGACCCGGCGGTGTGGTCTCGGGCAATTCGTCGGCTGCTTGACGATCCCGACTTGATGGCGCGGGTCTCCCAGCACACTTACACGAACGCCCAGAAGCTGACGATCGAGAGCTCAGTCCTGGGTATTGCCGAGAGATTGACTGGTCTGCAGGAGTCCGCTGGACGTCAATCTGCCATGCACGTACAAAACTCGAAGGATTGA
- a CDS encoding glycosyltransferase has translation MASTSKPTVAIVGTRGYPSYYGGFETLVRKLVPFLTERGWRVVVYCRSGVDRIGDDTDDAAVVQVFTPGIEKKSLSTLSYGLTSSIDAAFRNVDVALVMNVANGYWLPILRARGIPVVLNVDGIEWERQKWGSLAKLVFRTGAVLTGRYADRIVCDSLAIRDRWVAEFARVGSYIPYGGTETGQLAPVRGFGSGKYVLYVARFVPENSVTEFVEAVKRLPDDMQVVIVGSSGYGGEIEAQVAALANACESVTWLGHISNDDELLALWQNCGAYFHGHSVGGTNPALVQAMACGAPTVARDTKFNREVLGDAGVFTPADPGLIAEALIDVMGSEDARLRLGRSAMLRQQEQFTWIGVCEAYENELLASLDSPRTSALS, from the coding sequence ATGGCGAGCACATCCAAGCCGACCGTGGCGATTGTGGGTACGCGCGGTTACCCGAGCTATTACGGGGGATTCGAGACCCTGGTCCGTAAACTGGTTCCCTTCCTGACGGAACGCGGGTGGAGGGTAGTAGTTTACTGCCGATCGGGAGTCGACCGTATAGGTGATGACACAGATGATGCCGCTGTTGTCCAAGTTTTCACTCCCGGAATCGAAAAAAAATCCCTCAGCACGCTTTCATATGGGCTGACGAGTTCTATTGACGCGGCGTTTCGAAACGTCGACGTGGCGCTTGTCATGAATGTCGCCAACGGCTACTGGCTGCCCATCCTGAGGGCACGTGGCATCCCCGTGGTCCTGAACGTCGATGGCATCGAGTGGGAGCGTCAGAAGTGGGGTAGCCTGGCCAAGCTGGTTTTCCGAACGGGCGCCGTTTTGACTGGTCGTTACGCCGACCGCATCGTGTGCGACTCTCTAGCCATCCGCGACCGCTGGGTGGCCGAATTCGCGCGCGTGGGTTCATACATCCCCTACGGCGGAACGGAGACCGGCCAGCTTGCCCCGGTCCGAGGGTTCGGTTCGGGAAAGTACGTTCTATATGTCGCACGGTTCGTCCCGGAGAACTCGGTCACGGAGTTCGTTGAAGCTGTCAAGCGTCTTCCCGACGATATGCAAGTAGTCATAGTGGGCTCCTCGGGTTATGGCGGCGAAATCGAAGCGCAAGTTGCAGCGCTGGCAAATGCGTGCGAAAGTGTGACCTGGTTGGGTCACATATCGAATGACGATGAGCTCCTCGCTTTGTGGCAGAACTGCGGTGCATATTTCCACGGTCACAGTGTCGGAGGTACTAACCCCGCACTGGTCCAGGCGATGGCGTGTGGAGCGCCGACTGTAGCCCGTGACACCAAGTTCAATCGAGAGGTTCTGGGTGACGCAGGAGTGTTCACCCCGGCGGATCCAGGATTGATTGCGGAGGCACTGATCGACGTGATGGGCAGCGAGGACGCCCGCCTTAGGCTGGGCCGCTCTGCCATGCTTCGGCAGCAGGAACAGTTCACCTGGATCGGTGTATGTGAAGCCTACGAGAACGAGCTCCTCGCGAGTCTCGATTCTCCCCGAACATCCGCGTTGAGCTAG
- a CDS encoding polysaccharide biosynthesis tyrosine autokinase yields MNQTEAVDTASTGDRLRVLLRVIRDGWWIIGLCVLIGGASAVGLSLTQTPLYRSSAVLYVTSGTEATVQNAYQGSLASQQRVASYVRLVDSEAVLSSALADSGLQMSVEDAREDVSAYTSVETVILTVSATNSDPVVASGLANRVAESLVEYVSVLETPSSGGDPLAKVTVVSPATTSDAPISPRTKRNLAIGLSVGLLLGLLIVLARHRLDTRLRSESDVTELLPNVSSLCTVPDDSALQDKVLLDFAPAGASPTGEAYRRLRVNLGFVSVDTPARRILVTSANPGEGKTTTAVNLAAAFAESGNRVVLVEADLRKPSASQRMRLTNSIGLTDYLRGSVENVSDVIQQSNTPGVDVLASGPVPPNPAELLASQRTGRCFAALEAQYDLVIVDSGPVMPVTDAVELTKWVHGVVVVVRAGSTKRTELLSTFTELKRAQAIILGVVVNGVSDRERTYRYGYYGNASEVDARHVNPATVEARASRDAVPESPNDGHSVYR; encoded by the coding sequence GTGAACCAAACTGAAGCTGTTGACACCGCGTCGACGGGTGACCGTCTGCGGGTGTTGCTCCGCGTGATCCGCGACGGTTGGTGGATCATCGGACTATGCGTTCTGATCGGTGGCGCTTCAGCGGTCGGGCTGAGCCTCACCCAGACTCCGCTGTATCGATCCTCGGCTGTCCTTTACGTGACCTCGGGGACTGAGGCGACGGTGCAAAACGCTTACCAGGGCTCGCTGGCCTCGCAACAGCGCGTGGCCTCGTACGTGCGTCTGGTGGACTCCGAGGCCGTACTGAGCAGCGCGTTGGCGGACTCTGGTCTCCAGATGAGTGTCGAGGACGCGCGGGAAGACGTTTCCGCCTATACCTCGGTCGAGACGGTCATCTTGACCGTGAGTGCGACAAATTCTGACCCGGTCGTTGCCAGCGGCTTGGCGAACCGAGTCGCAGAGTCTCTTGTCGAATACGTCTCTGTTCTGGAGACCCCGAGTTCGGGGGGCGACCCCCTCGCGAAAGTCACAGTGGTGAGTCCGGCGACGACCAGCGATGCTCCGATCTCGCCGCGCACCAAGCGAAATCTGGCGATTGGGCTCAGCGTCGGACTGCTGCTGGGTCTCCTCATCGTGCTTGCGCGTCACCGGCTGGATACGCGGCTTCGTAGCGAGTCGGATGTCACGGAGCTTCTGCCCAACGTTTCGTCACTTTGCACAGTGCCGGACGATTCCGCCCTACAGGACAAGGTCTTGCTGGACTTCGCGCCGGCGGGAGCGAGTCCGACGGGCGAGGCCTACCGCCGTCTACGCGTCAATCTTGGCTTCGTGAGCGTCGATACTCCTGCGCGCAGAATCCTGGTCACAAGCGCGAATCCAGGGGAGGGCAAGACGACGACTGCAGTGAATCTTGCGGCCGCGTTTGCCGAATCGGGGAACAGGGTGGTCCTGGTTGAGGCTGATTTGCGCAAGCCCTCCGCGTCCCAGCGTATGCGCCTGACAAACAGCATCGGACTCACCGACTATCTGCGCGGTAGCGTCGAGAACGTCTCGGATGTGATCCAGCAGTCGAATACCCCGGGTGTCGATGTGCTCGCCTCAGGTCCGGTACCGCCGAACCCGGCAGAGTTGCTCGCGTCGCAGAGAACGGGCAGGTGCTTCGCCGCACTCGAGGCGCAGTACGACCTTGTCATCGTCGATTCGGGGCCGGTCATGCCTGTCACCGACGCGGTCGAGCTGACCAAATGGGTGCACGGTGTGGTCGTCGTCGTACGCGCCGGCAGCACGAAGCGTACAGAACTACTGTCGACGTTTACCGAACTCAAACGTGCGCAGGCAATCATCTTGGGTGTCGTGGTGAACGGAGTCAGCGATCGTGAGCGGACTTACCGGTACGGTTATTACGGAAATGCATCCGAAGTCGACGCCCGGCACGTGAATCCAGCGACAGTTGAGGCCCGTGCATCTCGTGACGCTGTGCCAGAGAGTCCGAATGACGGGCATTCCGTCTACCGATGA
- a CDS encoding O-antigen ligase family protein, translating to MTVVLALLVVGLVCAVAYLDPRFGVATVLVGYAVVPFAARVSLLGVHICTILTIAVACTRLLIPARDLPPKSQEILTAIPRGATGLVMVFLLGSLGSELIVGTSPSAAISFWLNFICAPVLVFVLCCDLAERYGSFYRMLAIGYVVAACAQSVLAFLVSRNIVPQPYQDQYARRFWWHIVDEANRQMGTIDHPLDLGLFIATAIPLLALMRRTWLTYLALVVLVVGVTLTQSRIGLLGAAFGIIFLIFTSSATSGRRIILGSGVLGAYLLFSALGAFDAVSGRIADDSGSAQARRNAWTVLLPDAGNFFPFGEGIQRVKPFVAAEYGLQTSPESAFLGYLVGFGSVLALCFFAAVLWIIAHRIAADRTVNPGMASVLIAFVSIQLFSSISTGGTVTAYVVWICMFFAVAYPTSTLTVPVVRRARSSAGGSSDARASRLSGAP from the coding sequence ATGACAGTGGTTCTCGCCCTGTTAGTGGTTGGACTCGTGTGCGCTGTGGCGTACCTCGATCCGCGCTTCGGAGTCGCGACTGTGCTGGTCGGTTACGCGGTGGTGCCTTTTGCCGCTCGCGTCTCCCTCCTCGGTGTGCATATATGCACGATCCTGACAATTGCAGTCGCGTGCACACGTCTGCTGATTCCAGCTAGAGATCTTCCGCCGAAGTCGCAAGAAATACTCACTGCGATCCCCAGGGGAGCTACAGGCCTGGTAATGGTGTTTCTGCTCGGATCGCTCGGCTCGGAGCTGATCGTCGGAACGAGTCCGAGTGCTGCAATATCCTTCTGGCTCAACTTCATTTGCGCGCCGGTGCTGGTCTTCGTGTTGTGTTGCGATCTCGCCGAAAGATACGGTTCGTTCTATCGGATGCTCGCGATCGGATACGTGGTTGCAGCATGCGCACAGAGCGTGCTCGCATTCTTAGTATCTCGCAACATCGTTCCGCAGCCGTATCAGGACCAGTATGCGCGACGTTTCTGGTGGCACATTGTTGATGAGGCCAATCGGCAGATGGGTACCATCGACCACCCGCTTGACTTAGGCCTGTTCATAGCGACTGCGATTCCATTGCTCGCGCTGATGCGGCGCACGTGGCTCACTTACTTGGCGCTTGTTGTTCTCGTGGTCGGAGTGACGCTAACGCAGTCGCGCATTGGCCTCCTGGGAGCGGCGTTCGGTATTATCTTTCTTATATTCACGAGCTCGGCGACGTCCGGGCGGCGAATTATCCTGGGGTCTGGGGTTCTAGGGGCGTATCTCCTCTTCAGTGCCCTCGGCGCCTTTGACGCGGTTTCCGGCCGAATCGCGGATGACTCCGGTTCAGCTCAAGCTCGACGTAACGCCTGGACAGTTCTCTTGCCTGATGCCGGTAACTTTTTTCCGTTCGGCGAGGGCATTCAGAGAGTCAAGCCCTTCGTAGCTGCCGAATACGGCCTCCAGACCAGCCCCGAGTCGGCGTTTCTCGGATACCTAGTCGGTTTTGGATCAGTTCTTGCGCTGTGCTTCTTTGCCGCTGTGCTGTGGATTATTGCCCATCGGATTGCTGCAGACCGCACGGTCAACCCCGGTATGGCCTCGGTGCTTATCGCTTTCGTGTCGATTCAGTTGTTCTCATCTATCAGCACAGGGGGCACAGTCACCGCCTACGTTGTGTGGATCTGCATGTTCTTCGCTGTGGCCTATCCCACGTCAACCCTTACGGTCCCAGTGGTGCGACGAGCGCGGTCCTCCGCTGGAGGCAGTAGTGACGCACGCGCCTCCCGCTTGTCAGGAGCCCCGTGA
- a CDS encoding acyltransferase family protein, with the protein MKPEVSSRVRWMDTVRGEMILLVVLYHATTRVTRYDPEALPWLSDFNNFWEPFRMPTLVLLSGMLLSRSLSKPRRDYILGKVRNLLWPYCVWSFIFITLLAATGAGQSQDSLTGQLLGIATGTATYLWFLSFLFAYYIISLFISKDVRLFLIPVLLAASAPLNYIDGYYQLYKFLFMLAFFWLGDAAMNSQFFDRAWVRSWWALSGAAIVAGVAGVSAVLLGTQVRYMALYCIPVAAGILVIIRAAQLIGDTKVARLLQSVGSETIVYYTSHYTIIAVAYYVLARALPVDQPLVLLFAGLLSALGGGFALVWLRHNLKAFDVLFVLPSYPRLSVLWLRPARRRAIDSALTRASKQ; encoded by the coding sequence ATGAAGCCCGAAGTGTCGTCGCGTGTCCGTTGGATGGACACGGTCCGGGGCGAGATGATCCTGCTGGTAGTTCTCTACCACGCGACAACTCGAGTCACCAGGTACGACCCCGAAGCGCTCCCATGGCTGTCCGACTTCAACAACTTCTGGGAACCCTTCCGCATGCCCACGCTGGTACTTCTGTCTGGAATGCTCCTCAGCCGGTCGCTGTCCAAACCCCGTAGAGATTATATCTTGGGGAAAGTGCGGAATCTCCTGTGGCCGTATTGTGTGTGGTCCTTCATTTTCATTACACTCCTCGCCGCAACCGGTGCAGGACAAAGTCAGGACTCCCTGACAGGACAGCTTTTAGGCATCGCGACCGGGACGGCGACTTACTTATGGTTCTTGTCATTCTTGTTTGCATATTACATTATTAGCCTATTCATCTCTAAGGACGTACGCCTATTCCTGATACCAGTACTCCTCGCAGCTTCCGCACCCCTGAATTACATAGACGGCTATTATCAATTGTACAAGTTTCTTTTTATGCTTGCGTTTTTTTGGTTAGGAGACGCGGCCATGAATTCGCAGTTCTTCGACCGGGCCTGGGTCCGCTCGTGGTGGGCGTTGTCCGGCGCCGCGATCGTCGCCGGCGTAGCGGGGGTTTCGGCAGTACTGCTCGGGACTCAGGTCCGGTACATGGCGCTCTACTGTATTCCGGTTGCAGCAGGAATCCTCGTCATCATTCGCGCGGCTCAACTGATCGGCGATACGAAGGTGGCTAGGCTGTTGCAGTCTGTCGGCAGTGAGACGATTGTCTACTATACGAGCCACTACACGATAATCGCGGTCGCCTACTACGTTCTCGCGCGGGCCCTGCCAGTCGATCAACCGCTCGTTCTGCTCTTCGCCGGACTCCTGTCAGCGCTTGGAGGCGGTTTTGCGTTGGTTTGGCTGCGCCACAACCTAAAAGCATTTGACGTTCTCTTCGTTCTTCCTAGCTACCCACGTCTGTCGGTGCTTTGGCTGCGCCCAGCAAGGAGACGCGCTATCGATTCTGCACTGACCAGAGCCTCGAAACAGTGA
- a CDS encoding acyltransferase family protein, with the protein MDTLRGIAMLLVVVLHAGLALHYYADSYPRIIEIFNLAFQPFRMPTLMFLSGMLLTRSLSKNAPVYFAGKGRKLLWPYLVWTVIILAVQGDIDGHTLSRALYDPVETHLWYLWFLLIFYTIAWLIKPIPFWIPGLIALAVSQFIIDELRLPKMAFLFAFFMFGKVYSDHAERLSVFNRGRYLVPVFAIGAIASGFSIAHWEVLYEPTYVLPVACGLFLAICLVPRIPRSRTRECLEYLGRNSLILYIVHLVAIKSVGTVLGGHGMTNPWLLFPVLLAVGVGTSVAFMLLRDRFRAVGWLFELPSRGAKGLSRAEDTRRREVEYPRRLAATDDSHDGRGGPN; encoded by the coding sequence ATGGACACTCTACGTGGAATTGCGATGCTGCTGGTGGTCGTTCTCCATGCTGGACTGGCTCTCCACTATTATGCAGATTCGTATCCGCGAATAATTGAGATCTTTAATCTCGCATTTCAGCCGTTTCGAATGCCGACGCTGATGTTCCTCAGCGGCATGTTGTTGACCAGGTCGTTGTCCAAGAATGCCCCCGTGTACTTCGCTGGGAAGGGCCGGAAGCTGCTCTGGCCTTACCTTGTATGGACAGTCATCATCCTTGCGGTGCAAGGGGACATTGATGGCCACACGCTGAGCAGAGCGCTCTACGACCCAGTCGAAACGCACCTGTGGTACCTGTGGTTCCTGCTGATCTTCTACACGATTGCGTGGCTGATCAAGCCAATCCCGTTCTGGATCCCCGGGCTGATCGCACTTGCCGTGTCACAGTTCATCATCGACGAGCTTCGGCTGCCAAAGATGGCATTTCTGTTCGCATTCTTCATGTTCGGCAAGGTCTACTCTGACCACGCCGAGCGCCTGTCTGTGTTTAATCGTGGTCGATATCTTGTTCCAGTCTTTGCGATTGGAGCGATTGCTTCTGGTTTTAGCATCGCACATTGGGAAGTGCTGTACGAACCAACCTACGTCTTGCCGGTCGCGTGCGGGTTGTTTCTTGCGATCTGTCTGGTGCCCCGTATTCCGAGAAGTCGCACACGCGAATGTCTCGAATACCTTGGCAGAAACTCCCTGATTCTCTACATTGTCCACCTCGTCGCCATAAAGTCTGTCGGCACTGTTCTCGGTGGCCACGGGATGACCAATCCTTGGTTGTTGTTCCCAGTGCTGCTTGCTGTTGGCGTCGGCACGAGCGTGGCGTTTATGCTGCTGCGTGACCGTTTCCGCGCTGTTGGCTGGTTGTTCGAGCTACCGAGCCGGGGGGCGAAAGGTCTGTCTCGAGCCGAGGACACTCGGCGACGCGAGGTTGAGTACCCACGCCGCCTAGCTGCGACGGACGATTCTCATGATGGCCGTGGGGGCCCGAACTGA